Proteins encoded by one window of Rutidosis leptorrhynchoides isolate AG116_Rl617_1_P2 chromosome 7, CSIRO_AGI_Rlap_v1, whole genome shotgun sequence:
- the LOC139859470 gene encoding brassinosteroid-responsive RING protein 1-like — MGFIVGNTDFFRPKLINHILTLYNLIRTLISAVLHFNDIESPFDPTQPDPLSNFQSFLAVLLRELLPVLKFSELVVVDQPESCVVCLYKFKASDEIRGLSNCRHVFHRSCIDTWMEHDRITCPLCRTPFIPEELQDSFNERLWAGCFVYC; from the coding sequence ATGGGCTTCATAGTTGGCAACACAGATTTTTTCCGACCAAAACTCATAAACCACATCTTAACACTTTATAATCTCATCCGTACACTAATTTCAGCCGTTCTCCATTTCAACGATATTGAATCGCCGTTTGACCCAACCCAACCCGACCCGTTATCAAACTTCCAATCCTTCTTAGCTGTTCTTTTGCGAGAGCTACTTCCTGTCCTTAAATTCTCCGAACTGGTGGTGGTGGACCAACCGGAGAGTTGTGTTGTTTGTTTGTATAAGTTTAAAGCTAGTGATGAGATACGTGGGTTGAGTAATTGTAGACACGTGTTTCATCGGAGTTGTATTGACACGTGGATGGAACATGATCGGATAACATGCCCACTTTGTCGGACTCCGTTTATTCCGGAAGAGTTGCAAGATTCGTTTAATGAAAGGTTGTGGGCTGGCTGTTTCGTGTATTGCTGA